GATGGGCACGTCGGCACGCAGGGCGACGGCCCGGGTGCTCAGGGCGTCGTAGCCGACCTCGTCGAGCAGGTCGGCGCACGCGTCGAGGATCCTGGTGAGCCGTTCGGCGCTGCGCCGCTGCACCGGCGCTCGGCGAAGCGATGTCGCTGGGGGCACGGGCTTCATGATGCCTCTCCATCGGGGCCCGGGGAAGCTTGCCCCTCGGTACGCGGACGGGTGCCTGACGCGCTCGTCGCGGGGTTCACGGTCCCGGCGGGTTCCGGCTCCGAGGCCGTGATGTCCGCCGTGCTCTCGACCGGCTCGCCGTCCACGGCCCACACCGTGCCGTCGTCGGCGTACAGCCGCACGGTGACCTGGTGCGTGCCGTGCGGGACGTAGCGGCCCGAGAGGCGGTACTCGGACGTGCGCAGGCCGGTGACGGGGCGGTCGTCCACGAAGAGACGGGCGACACCGCGTCCGGGCACGGCCTTGGGCTTGGCGCCGGCGGGCGTGAAGCGGAAGTTGCGGACGGTCAGCCGGACCTTCCAGCTGTCGTCGGCGCCGGGCTGCACTTCGACGCCGACGTCGGGCGCGTCCTCTTCTTTCACTTCACGGAAGTGGCGCCCTTCGTGGTCCGTGTCGTCGAGGACCTTCCCCACCGGCGAGGGGGAGGCGTTCTCTTCCTGCTTCGGCGCATCGCCGGAACCGCAGCTCACGGATCCGGTCAGCAGCAGGACACAGACCGCGAGCGCGGCAAGGAGTCCCCGCGTCCACGACATGCCGGGGAGCCTAGAACACCGGTGCGACCCGTCGAATCCCCCTGGAGTCGGGTTCCGGCCGCCTCCCGTCGTCCTCCAAGAGGAGGTCCTCCTCAGCCAGGACCCCCTAGTCAGGAGGAGCCCGCGGCCGGTTCTCGCCCCTTCCTGCCCCCTGCTGCTCCTCTTGCGTCCGGGAAAACGCAATCCTACGGTGGAGCATAGGAATAAGACCGCAAGGGAGCGACCATGAGCGGGGACGCGCGGAAGACAGCCGAGGCCTTGACCTACCTCTCCGGTTTCGGCAACGAGCACAGTTCCGAGGCCGTTCCGGGCGCACTGCCCGAGGGCCGCAACTCGCCGCAGCGCGCGCCCCTCGGTCTGTACGCGGAGCAGCTCAGCGGTACGGCGTTCACCGAGCCGCGGGCCCACAACCGCCGCTCGTGGCTGTACCGCATCCGCCCGTCGGCAGCGCACCCGGCGTTCACCCACACGCACAACGGCTGGATCCGTACGGCCCCGTTCACGGAGTCCGTGCCCGACCCGAACCGGCTGCGCTGGAACCCCCTGCCGGAACCGGTGGAAGGCACCGACTTCCTCGCCGGCCTGTGGACCCTCGGCGGCAACGGCGACGCGACGCAGCGTTCCGGCATGGCCGTGCACCTCTACCACGCCAACGCCTCCATGGACCGGGTCTTCAGCGACGCCGACGGTGAGCTGCTGATCGTGCCGGAGCGCGGCGGGCTGCTGCTGCGCACGGAGTTCGGGCTGCTGCATGTGGAGCCGGGACATGTGGCGCTGATCCCGCGTGGAGTGCGCTTCCGTGTGGAGCTGCTGGACACCGCTTCCGGTGGCGGGCGGAGCCCGGCTGCGCGCGGCTATGTGTGCGAGAACTACGGCGCCCCCTTCCGCCTCCCCGACCTCGGCCCCATCGGCGCCAACGGCCTCGCCAACGCCCGCGACTTCCAGGCGCCGGTCGCCGCGTACGAGGACGTCGAGGGCCCGGTGGAGGTGGTGAACAAGTTCTGCGGCAACCTCTGGACGGCCGTCTACGACCACTCACCGCTCGACGTGGTCGCCTGGCACGGCAACCATGTGCCGTACGTCTACGACCTGCGCCGTTTCAATGTGATCGGCACCATCTCCTACGACCACCCCGACCCGTCGATCTTCACGGTGCTGACGTCCCCCTCGGACACCCCGGGCCTGGCGAGCGTCGACTTCGTGGTCTTCGCGCCGCGCTGGCTGGTGGGCGAGGACACCTTCCGGCCGCCGTACTTCCACCGGAACGTGATGAGCGAGTACATGGGCCTCATCGAGGGCGCCTACGACGCGAAGGCGGAGGGCTTCGTGCCGGGCGGCGGCTCGCTGCACAACATGATGTCGGCGCACGGCC
The nucleotide sequence above comes from Streptomyces sp. NL15-2K. Encoded proteins:
- the hmgA gene encoding homogentisate 1,2-dioxygenase, which gives rise to MSGDARKTAEALTYLSGFGNEHSSEAVPGALPEGRNSPQRAPLGLYAEQLSGTAFTEPRAHNRRSWLYRIRPSAAHPAFTHTHNGWIRTAPFTESVPDPNRLRWNPLPEPVEGTDFLAGLWTLGGNGDATQRSGMAVHLYHANASMDRVFSDADGELLIVPERGGLLLRTEFGLLHVEPGHVALIPRGVRFRVELLDTASGGGRSPAARGYVCENYGAPFRLPDLGPIGANGLANARDFQAPVAAYEDVEGPVEVVNKFCGNLWTAVYDHSPLDVVAWHGNHVPYVYDLRRFNVIGTISYDHPDPSIFTVLTSPSDTPGLASVDFVVFAPRWLVGEDTFRPPYFHRNVMSEYMGLIEGAYDAKAEGFVPGGGSLHNMMSAHGPDRETFDRASAAELKPQKVDDGLAFMFETRWPVTLTPHAARAEHLQQRYDDVWEGLQRHFRPSP